A genomic region of Populus nigra chromosome 11, ddPopNigr1.1, whole genome shotgun sequence contains the following coding sequences:
- the LOC133668501 gene encoding uroporphyrinogen decarboxylase produces MSSICSFTSSISSISPFTSARKSLNYNNKYTPIIHSSLQGTVAEPKASSVAEPLLLNAVRGEDVERPPVWLMRQAGRYMKSYQIICEKHPSFRERSENVDLVVEISLQPWKVFRPDGVILFSDILTPLSGMNIPFDIVKGKGPVIFNPLRTADDVDQVREFVPEESVPYVGEALTILRKEVENKAAVLGFVGAPFTLASYVVEGGSSKHFTKIKRLAFSQPKVLHSLLQKFATSMAKYIQYQADSGAQTVQIFDSWATELSPVDFEEFSLPYLKQIVDTVKQSHPNLPLILYASGSGGLLERLALTGVDVVSLDWSVDMAEGRKRLGPDVAVQGNVDPGVLFGSKEFITNRINDVVKKAGKGKHILNLGHGIVVGTPEENVAHFFEVAKGIRY; encoded by the exons GAACTGTGGCCGAACCTAAAGCATCCTCTGTTGCCGAGCCCCTTTTGCTTAATGCCGTTAGAGGAGAAGATGTTGAAAGACCTCCCGTTTGGCTTATGAGGCAAGCAGGGAGGTACATGAAG AGTTACCAAATCATCTGTGAGAAGCATCCTTCATTTCGTGAAAGATCAGAAAATGTTGATCTTGTGGTGGAAATTTCTCTACAGCCATGGAAAGTTTTCAGGCCTGATGGA GTCATTTTATTCTCTGACATTCTTACTCCACTTTCTGGGATGAATATCCCTTTTGACATTGTGAAAGGCAAGGGTCCTGTCATATTCAATCCTTTGCGCACAGCTGATGATGTTGATCAAGTTAGGGAATTTGTTCCCGAGGAATCAGTTCCATATGTCGGGGAAGCATTGACAATCCTGAGAAAAGAG GTAGAAAACAAAGCTGCAGTGCTGGGCTTCGTAGGGGCTCCTTTCACCCTGGCTTCATATGTAGTGGAAGGTGGTTCATCAAAACACTTTActaaaataaagagattagcTTTCTCCCAGCCCAAG GTTCTCCACTCATTACTTCAGAAATTTGCGACCTCTATGGCAAAATACATTCAATATCAAGCTGACAGTGGAGCCCAAACTGTTCAAATCTTTGACTCATGGGCCACAGAGCTTAGCCCTGTGGATTTTGAGGAGTTCAGTCTGCCATACTTGAAGCAGATCGTGGATACTGTGAAACAATCACATCCAAATCTCCCGCTAATCCTTTATGCTAGTGGATCTGGAGGCTTGCTTGAGCGGCTAGCTTTGACAGGTGTAGATGTTGTAAGCTTGGATTGGTCAGTTGATATGGCTGAAGGTAGGAAGCGATTGGGACCTGATGTAGCTGTTCAGGGGAATGTAGATCCTGGTGTTCTATTTGGGTCAAAGGAATTCATAACTAATCGGATAAATGATGTTGTCAAGAAAGCCGGTAAAGGAAAACATATACTTAATCTTGGTCATGGAATTGTAGTCGGCACACCTGAGGAGAATGTTGCGCACTTTTTCGAGGTTGCTAAAGGAATCAGATACTAA